The genome window GTCTCTCCGTGCGCTTGCGATGCACGGATGATTGCCAGATCCCGGAATTACAGCCCGGCCAGGATCTCGCCCTTCTTCGCGTCGTACTCGGCCTGGGTGATGAGTCCGGCGTCCAGCATCCGCTTCAGCTCCGCCAGGCGCGCGACCGGCGGGTTCGACTCCATCGCCCGGGACGGGGACATGGGAGACGCGGGGCGATGGGGAAGCGCCTCCACCCACTCCTTCGCCTCCTTCAACCCCATCCCCGTCGCGTCGCGTACGATCCGGATGGCGGTGATCTTCTGCTCGTGCTCCATCATCTCCCGCGCCTGCGCCTCGACTTCCGCCGGGACGGGGCGCGCGGAGAGCACGGAGCGGGGTGCCGCATCCGCCGAGCGTGATCCGCCGCGCAGGGAGAGGAGCGAGAGGAGGACGCATCCGCCCATGAAGTACATCGCCCAGAGCCCGCCCATGGCCGCCAGCGTCCGGTCGCGCGCCGAACCGTCGGGCGCGACGCAGAGGAAGGCGACCTGCGTCTCTCCCGGGCGGTTGTACGGCTCGCGGAAGCGCTTCGGCGCGGGCGTCGTTCCCGACGGGCACGCGGCCCACGCGGCCCAGCGCATCGTGGACGGAAAGACCGCCGCGCCGGGCCCCGCCAGCATGACGGCCACGAACGCCGCGACGGCCGCATTCAGCAGCACTCTTCCTCGTGACATGGCTCGCCTCGGGAAGCGGGATGAAGATGGAGATGGAGATGCCAATCACGCCGCGCCGCGTCAGGAAGACGCGCCGCCGCCGTTCTCGGGATGGTCGGCGGCGGGAAGCGCCAGGGTGAAGGTGGTGCCGTGGTTGGTCGTGCTCTCCAGCGACAGCCGGCCGCCCAGCAGCTCCGCCAGCCGCCGCGCCACCGAGAGCCCCAGCCCGGTGCCACCCACCTCGCGGCGGTTGGACTGCTCCACCTGCCAGAAGGGCTCGAAGATGCGCTCGCGGTGCTCGCGGCGGATGCCGATCCCCGTGTCCACCACGCGCACCAGGTGGTGCGTGCCGCCCCGCACCCCCTCGATGCGGACCTCCCCCTCGTCGGTGAACTTCACCGCGTTCGTCCCCAGGTTGCGCAGGATCTGCATCACCTTCTCGGGGTCCGTCTCCGCGATGGCCGCCTCGGGCGGAAGCCGCAGGTCGAAGCCCAGCCCCTTCTGCCGCGCCACCGGGCGCAGCAGGTCGCCCACCTGCCGCAGCACGTCGCGCAGGTCCACGCGGCGGGTGCGCACCTCCTCGTGCCCGGCCTCCATCCGCGAAAAGGCCAGGATCTCGTCGATGATCCCCTCCAGGTGCCGCGCCCCGTCCTTGATGCGGTCCAGGTACGAGCGCTGCCGGTCGCTCACCTCGCCGCCGATCCCCGCCTGCAGCAGGTCGGCGTACCCCATCACCGCGTTCAGCGGGGTGCGCAGCTCGTGGCTCATCACCGCCAGGAACTCGCTCTTGGCCCGGCTGGCCTGCTGCGCCGCCGCGTACAGCCGCGCGTTGGAGATGGAGAGCGCGGCGCGCTGCGCGAAGTCCTCGGCGGTGGCCAGGTCGTTGCGCGAGTAGACGCGGTCGGCGCACACCAGCGTGGCCACCCCCAGCGTCTCCGTCCGCGCCACCAGGGGGACGGCGATCAGCGAGCGGATCCCCAGGGCGCGCACCAGCGCGGCGTGCTCGGGGCCGGTGGTCACCGCCTCGAGCCAAGGGTCGGTCACGTGCGGCACGTACACCGGCGCGCGCCCGCGGGCGGCCTGCGTGGCCACCGAGCCGCCGTCGCGGCGCGGCGGAAAGTCCTCGCAGAGCACCGCCAGCAGCGGCTCGCGGTCGCCGTCCGAGTGCGCGGCCGCCACGCGCGCCATCCGCCCGTCCTCCTCCGCCACGTCGATCACGCACCAGTCGGCCAGCTCGGGCACCGCCAGCCGCGCCAGCGTCGACAGCGTGGCGTGGTAGTCGAGCGAGCCGGACAGGACCGAGCTCACGTTGGAGAGGAAGCGCGCGCGGCGGGCCTCGGCCTCGGCGTGGCGGCGGGCGGCCTGGTCGGCCTCGGCCTGGCGGCGGCGCTCCTCGGCCTCGCGCCGGTCGGTCACGTCGCGCAGCGAGACGATGAAGGCGGGCTCGCCCTCCCAGTCGGTCTCCACCGCGCGCAGCTCGGCCGCCGCCGTACCGCCGCCGCGGCGCACCACGTCGATCTCGGTGGTCTCCCCCGCCAGCGTGGGAAAGCCCAGCTCGCCGCCCACCAGCTCCTCGGCCGGGCGGCCGAACAGCGCCTCGGCGGCCGGGTTGGCGAAGCGCACCACCCCGTCGCGCCCCACGATCATCACCCCGTCGGCCAGGCGGTCGATGACGCCTCTCAGGCGCTCGTCGGAGCGCGCCGCGCGCACGGAGCCCACGGTGCCTATCACCCGTGGCGCTCGCCGCCCCCGGCGGGCGCCCCGTGAACCTCGCCCGCCAGGAACACCGGGCTTCCCGAAAGCACCCCGCTCACGTCGCGGAAGGGCCCCAGGATGTGCATCCCCGTCCCGTCGATCGTGTACTCGCGGATGTCGTGGTCGTGCGCCGAGCCCCGCATCTTCAGCACCGTCAGCCCGCGCCGCATCTGCCCGTAGCTTTCCACGTAGCGCAGCAGGATGATGGTGTCGGTGAGCGTGGAGATGTGCTTCTCGGTGACCGAGGTGCCGCCCATCAGCGAGGGCGTGGTGGAGGTGAACAGCCCCACCGTTTCCTTCAGCTTCAGGAACGAGGTGAGGGAGATGACGAACTCGCGGAAGCTGCGCACGCTGGTCACCCGCTCCAGCGCCGAGAGCGAGTCGACCGCCACCCGGCCGGGGCGGAAGCTCTCGATGGTGTCGCGCATCAGCACCAGGTGGTCCTCCATGGCCATGGCGTGCGGATACGTGTTCACCACCTTCAGCTTGCCGTCCCTCTCCATCCCCGCGAAGTCGTACCCCCACGCCGCGGCGTTGCGGTACAGCTGGTCGCGGCTCTCCTCGAAGGCGAAGAGCAGGCAGCGCTCGCCGGCCTCGAACCCCGCCGCCAGGAACTGCGTGACCATCAGCGTCTTCCCCGCCCCGGTGGCGCCGGAAAGGAGGATGATGGAGTCGCGGAAGAAGCCGCCGCCGCACATCTCGTCGAGCGTGGCGTTCCCCGTGGGGAGCCGCACCGACGACGAGGTCTGCGTGAGCGAGATCCCCGACAGCGGGAGCGCGATGATCCCCTCGCCGGTGATGGTGAAGGGGAACTCGCCGCGCTGGTGCGGGGCGCCGCGCACCTTCAGCAGCTCCAGCGTGCGGCGGCGGCGCTCGTCCACCAGCAGGTTGCGCAGGATGACCACGTTGTCGGCCACGAACTCTTCCACGCCGTACATGCTGACCTGGCCGTACTCCTCGGTGCGCTCGCTGGTGAAGACCAGCGTCACGCCCATCTTCTTCAGGTGGCTGGTGATGCGGTACAGCTCGGAGCGGAGCACGGCGTGGTCGCGGTACTGCACGAACAGCGCGTTCAGCGAGTCCAGCGACACGCGCTTGGCCCCCGACTTCCGCACCGCGTGCTCCAGCCGCGCCAGCAGCGCGCCCAGGTCGAAGTCGCCCACCACGGTGGTGGCCTGCTCGGCGTTGGGGCTGGCGTCCACGAACGCCCAGGTGCCCGCGGCCTCCCAGGCGGCCACGTCCCACCCGAAGCTCCCCACGTTGCGGCGGATGTCGTCGACCGAGTCTTCGAAGGTCACGAACACCCCCGGCTGGCCGCGCGCGATCCCCGCGGCCAGGAAGTGCGTGGCGAACACGGTCTTGGCGCTCCCCGCCGTCCCCGCGATGAGGGTGGCGCGGTTCAGCGGCAGGCCGCCGTCGGCGATCAGGTCGAAGCCCGGAATGCCGGTCGCCAGCTTCTCGACCGGGTGCAGCGCTGCCGTCATGGCTGTGTCTGGGGAAGGGGATCGGGCCAGCCGGGGAGCAGCCCCAGCCCGGCCAGCACCTTGTCCGCGTCCGACAGGTCGCCGGTGATGCGCCGGCGCGGCTCCGGCTCCTCCTTCACCACGGTGGGGGTGGTGAGCACGCGGTGCGTCTCGGCTTCCTCGGGGGTGCGCGTGACGTCCACCACGCGCAGGTCGAAGCCGCCGTCGCCCAGGCGCTCGCGGCAGATGCGCCGCAGGTCGGCGTACGCCTGCTGCGACCTCGCGGTGTCGCCCGCCACGAACAGGGTGAAGCGGTAGCGGCTCATCGGCCCCGGGCCGGGCGCCCGCGCGGGCCGCCGGGTCGGTTCCGGCGGCCCGCTGGGGCACGGTGTTTCACGTCTCCGGCGCCGCCGGAAGCGGCGGTGCGGCACAACCTGATACAAACCTCCGCGCCAATGCAGCTTCCGCGCCGGACCGGCGGCGCGGCTCCCGCCGTCGGCCCTGGAACGCGATGCCCCGTCCCGGCGGTGGCCGGGACGGGGCATCTGCAAGCTGGGCGTGCGGCAGCTTACGGAACGACCGTGCTGCCGCCGCCGCCGGGGCCGCCGCCGCCGGGAATTGCGGGGCCGGTGGCAAGCGTAAGCTCGGTCAGGCGCGGCAGATCCGTGACCCGGGGCGACTCCCAGGGGCGGCGGCCGCGAGCGGCGCTGGACGGGATGCGGGGAGCGGTCGGGTTGGTCATCGGTAGCTCTGGCTTGGGCGTGTGGGGAAACGAAACCGGATGCGGCGGGAGGGCGCCGGGAGGCTTTCGCAGAAGAATAGCGGGCAAACCACTCCTTGGCAATGCGGACGGACGGGGGAGAGAGAACCCTTGTCCAACCCCGTCCCCTCCGGCGGCCCGCACCGCGCGATTGGACATTTTGCTCGATGGACCCCGCGGGCGGTCGCGGCGACCGGAATCAATCCCCCCCGCCGGCCGTGCGCTTCCTCGACCAACGAACAGCAGGGCATCACACGGAGGGAACGGAGGACGGATCGCAGTTCTCCGTTCCCTCCGTGTGAGACTCCTTGCCGATCGATCCGAATGCACGGCCGGTTTCCCGGTCCGGATCACCCCCCGTCGCGGGATCAGGTGTCCAGCGTCACCGGCTCCTGATGGCGGAGCACCGGCTGCTGGTCGCTGGCGGCGGCGGCCTCCAGGTTCAGGCGGATGATCACCCCCAGCAGCTCGCGCGCGGTGTGCGGCGAGAAGGTGGGCGAGTGGGGAAGGAGCATGGGCAGGTCGTCGTCGGGCCCCAGGCTCTGCCGCGCGGCGCGGGTCAGCAGCACCGGCTCGTCGGGGTCCAGCGCGCGCAGCCCCTCGCGGTCGCCGGCCAGCACCACGCGCACCCGCTCCGGCGTCTCGTCGGCGTACATCGCCCGCATCCGGTCGCCGAACGACGGCTCGACGGCGACCACGGTAAGGGGCCCCTCGCGCAGCCGCTTCTGGATGGTCTCCACCACGTCGGGGTTCACCGTCAGCACCACCGCGGGAATGCCCACGTTCTCGGCCGCCTTGCGCACCAGGCGCGCGTGGTAGCTGGTGGTGACCACCAGGTCGCACTTGCGCAGCTCGTCCTCGACCCAGTGGAACTCCACCGAGCGCTCGGGGCGCGGGAGCGGGAGGTGCGAGATGCGCACCGGGTACGGGTCGAGCCCGAACTGCTCCTGCAGCTCGGCCGTGTACGCCGTCATCTGGTCCTCGTTGCTCTCCACGCAGGCGCAGCGCAGCGTGGCCGTCTGCGTGCAGCGGCGGATGAGCTCGGGAACGTCGGCGATCGTCAGCCGCCGCTTCCACGCCTCCACCAGCACGCCGGCCAGCCACCGCGCCGTCTCGGCCAGCAGCTCGCCCCCGAACTGGTCCTGGGGCGCCAGGTACACGCCCGACCGGCCGCGGACCTCCACCAGCCCCTCGGCTTCCAGGGTGCGGTAGGCCTGCGCCACCACGCGGTGGTCCACCCCCATCTCCCGCCAGAGCGTGCGGATGCTGGGAAGACGGTCGCCCGGGCGCAGCAGCCCCAGGTGCAGCGCGTTCAGGATGCGGTCCCGCAGACGGTCACTCAGGCCGGCGTCGGGTTCCATCGAAAGGTCTCCCTGAGGGAACGAGTTTTGGAGGCGAAAGGACCGAAGGGTGCTCAATGTAACGTGCGATTGTGAATTTCGCCCATAGCCGCGCTCCGGCGGGACGAATCGGGACGCGCGGATGGCGCCGCCCGCGCGCTTGCGGCGCGCCCCCGGGAGCCGTAGCGTCCATCTTCGGCCGGGGGCGGGCGCGCGGAAAGCGGGTCCCGCGCCCCACGCGTGGCGTGGCTCGTGCGTGCTCCCGCCACGGCAGGAAGACGGGCAGCGCCCGTCGGCTTCACCGACCCCGCCCTTCCCACCGCCAGGCGCCGGGAAAGGGCGGGGCGCGCGCGCGGGCGCCGCTCCCGCGCATTCTCCCATCGCCGAGAGATGGTCGGACCGCTCCTGGTCGTTCTTCTCCTCCTTCTTTTCTCCGCGCTGTACGTGGCCGCCGAGTTCTCGGCGGTCAGCGTGCGCCGCGCCCGCATCCGGCAGAAGGCCGAGCAGGGAAGCGCGGTGGCCGCGCGGCTGCTGCCCGTGCTCGAGGACCCGCGCCGGCTGGACCGCTACATCTCGGGCAGCCAGATGGGGATCACCGTCACCTCGCTGGTGGTCGGTGCCTTCGCGCAGGGGACCCTGGCCGTGCAGCTGGTTCCCCTCTTCGCCCGCTGGTTCCGGCTGCGCCCCGCGGCCGCCGTGTCGGTGACCACGGTGGCCGTGCTGCTGGTGCTGACCATGCTGCAGATGGTGCTGTCGGAGCTGGTGCCCAAGTACCTGGCGCTGGCGCGGCCCACGCAGGTGGCGCTGTTCACGGTGCTGCCCATGAAGTGGTCGCTCACCGTGTTCGGGCCCTTCATCTCCTTCCTGAACGGGAGCGCCGCGGCGGTGCTGCGCCTGTTCGGCATCCCCGAGGTGGGGCACCGGCACATCCACTCGCCCGAGGAGATCGACCTCCTGATCGCCGAGAGCCGCGACGGGGGGATGCTGGAGCCCGACGAGCACCGGCGCCTGCGCCGCGCGCTGCAGCTGGGGATCCGCCCGGCGCGCCATCTGATGGTTCCGCGCAACCAGATCTCGGCCATCGAGATCTCCACCCCGCCCGACGAAGTGATGCGGATCGTGGCCGAGAGCCCGTACACCCGCCTCCCCGTCTACCGGCAGGACATCGACGACATCGTGGGGGTGCTGCACACCCGCGACCTGTTCGTGCGCGAGCTATCGGGCGGCGGGGTGGCCGGCACGGGCATCGACGCGCTGCTGCGCCCGGTGCTGCAGGTGCCCGAGACGGTGACCGCCGAGCAGCTGCTGGCACGGATGCGCGAGAGCCGCACCCACCAGGCGGTGCTGCTCGACGAGTTCGGCGGGGTGAGCGGGCTGGTGACGCTGGACGACGTGCTGACCGAGGTGATGGGCGACGTGGGCGACGAGCTGAAGGGCGACGAGCCCGGCCCCGAGCGCCTGCCCGACGGCCGCGTACGCCTTCCCGGGTGGCTGCGCGTGGACGAGGCCGAGCCCTGGATCGGCGCCTACCTCGAGGGCGAGAGCGACACCCTGGGCGGCCGCATCACCGAGGAGCTGGGGCACGTGCCGGCGGTGGGTGAGCAGGTGCGCATCCACGGGGTGGAGATGGAGGTGGAGAGCGTGCTCCACCACGCCGTGGCCTGGATCGTGGCCCGGCCGCGGCGCGGCGTGGGCGGCCGCGACGAGGCGGAGGAGGAGCACGGTGGATAAGCTCCTCACCGTCCTCATTGTCTTCGTGCTGGTGATGCTGAACGCGGTGTTCGTGGCCGCCGAGTTCGCCATCGTCAGCGTGCCGCACACCACCATGGAGCGCCGCGCCGCCCAGGGCGACCGGCTGGCGCGGATGGTGGTGCGGGTGCTGAAGGACGCCGCTCGCCGCGACCGCTACATCGCCACGGCGCAGCTGGGGATCAGCGTGGCCAGCCTGCTGCTGGGGATGTACGGCGAGCACGCGCTGGCCGAGTGGCTGGCCGCCGGGCTGCACGCGCTGGGGATGGGCGAGTGGCGGTACGTGACGGCGCACGGGCTGGCCAGCTTCCTGGCGCTGGTGATCCTCACCTACTTCCACATCGTCCTCGGCGAGATGATCCCCAAGTCCATCTCGCTGCAGGCGCCCGACCGCACCTCGCGCCTGGTCACGCCGGTGCTGCTGGGGGTGCAGACGGTCGCGCTCCCGCTCATCCGCTTCCTCAGCTTCGCGGGGAACGGGCTGCTCAGGGTGTTCGGCATCGACCGCACCGAGCTCAGCAACGAGAACGTGCGCACCCCCGAGGAGCTGCGCTACATCGTCCGCGAGAGCCAGGCGGGGGGAATGCTGCGCCGCGAGAGCGCCGCCGTGGTCCAGGAGCTCCTGGACTTCGGCGACCTGACGGCGGGCGAGGTGATGGTGCCGCGCGTCCGCGTGACCGGGCTGAAGGTGGGCACCCCGTTCGACGAGGTGGTGCGCATCGTCCGCCGCCACCCGCACACCCGCTACCCCGTCTATCGCGACGACCTGGACCACATCGTGGGAATGGTCCACATCAAGGACCTCTTCCGCCGCCTGCGCGCCCGGCGCGCGGTGCACGAGCACGATGCCCGCGAGGTCCCGTTCGTTCCCGAGACCGCCGACATCGACGACGTGATGAAGGCGCTGCGGGCCGCCCGCACGCAGATGGCCGTGGTGATGGACGAGCACGGCGGCACGGCGGGGATCGTGACCATCGAGGACCTGTTCGAGGAGGTGGTGGGCGACATCGAGGAGAGCGCCACCCGCCGCCCCGAGATGTACCGCGACGACCGCGGCCGCGCGATCGTCGCCGGCACGGTGCGGGTGGAGGAGGTGGGCGAGTTCCTGGGCGTGGTGCTGGAGCACGAGGAGGTGGACAGCGTCAGCGGCCTGGTGCTCGACCTCCTCGGCCGCCCCCCCGCCGTGGGCGACGTGGTGGAGTACGACGACGTCCGCTTCGAGGTCACCGCCGTCGAGGGCCACGGCGTGCGCGAGGCCGCCGCCACCCTCCTGAAGCCGCCCAAGGGCCCGCCCATGCCTGCAGGCGAGGAGCCGTAGTCCTCCACCGATCTGCCGGACTGTGCAATCAGGCAAGTGACACTTGACTGATTCCGCAGATCGGACACTTGGCTGTCCTTTCTGTCAATAGTGCAGACGGTGTCTGCAACATTTACATACCTGACGAATTCTGCGCTACTCGCTGTCCGCTTCGTCAATGTTGCAGCCGCCGTCTGCAACATTGACACTCCACATGCTCTGCCTCATTCCTGCTTTGTGCCCGGCCCCTGGACGACGGCCTCGATCTGCGCCATCAGCGCGTCGGCGCTGGGAAGGACGCTGCGGAACGATTTCGGAAGCGGTTCGCGGAGAGAATACGTGGCCACGCCGATCGGGCGATTCATATCGCGCAGGGTGTACTCCACCACGACGTCGTTGCGGTTCGTGCAGAGGATGAGGCCGATGGTGGGCTGGTCGCCGGGAGCCCG of Longimicrobium sp. contains these proteins:
- a CDS encoding ribosomal protein L7/L12, with the protein product MSRGRVLLNAAVAAFVAVMLAGPGAAVFPSTMRWAAWAACPSGTTPAPKRFREPYNRPGETQVAFLCVAPDGSARDRTLAAMGGLWAMYFMGGCVLLSLLSLRGGSRSADAAPRSVLSARPVPAEVEAQAREMMEHEQKITAIRIVRDATGMGLKEAKEWVEALPHRPASPMSPSRAMESNPPVARLAELKRMLDAGLITQAEYDAKKGEILAGL
- a CDS encoding ATP-binding protein, with the translated sequence MIGTVGSVRAARSDERLRGVIDRLADGVMIVGRDGVVRFANPAAEALFGRPAEELVGGELGFPTLAGETTEIDVVRRGGGTAAAELRAVETDWEGEPAFIVSLRDVTDRREAEERRRQAEADQAARRHAEAEARRARFLSNVSSVLSGSLDYHATLSTLARLAVPELADWCVIDVAEEDGRMARVAAAHSDGDREPLLAVLCEDFPPRRDGGSVATQAARGRAPVYVPHVTDPWLEAVTTGPEHAALVRALGIRSLIAVPLVARTETLGVATLVCADRVYSRNDLATAEDFAQRAALSISNARLYAAAQQASRAKSEFLAVMSHELRTPLNAVMGYADLLQAGIGGEVSDRQRSYLDRIKDGARHLEGIIDEILAFSRMEAGHEEVRTRRVDLRDVLRQVGDLLRPVARQKGLGFDLRLPPEAAIAETDPEKVMQILRNLGTNAVKFTDEGEVRIEGVRGGTHHLVRVVDTGIGIRREHRERIFEPFWQVEQSNRREVGGTGLGLSVARRLAELLGGRLSLESTTNHGTTFTLALPAADHPENGGGASS
- the kaiC gene encoding circadian clock protein KaiC gives rise to the protein MTAALHPVEKLATGIPGFDLIADGGLPLNRATLIAGTAGSAKTVFATHFLAAGIARGQPGVFVTFEDSVDDIRRNVGSFGWDVAAWEAAGTWAFVDASPNAEQATTVVGDFDLGALLARLEHAVRKSGAKRVSLDSLNALFVQYRDHAVLRSELYRITSHLKKMGVTLVFTSERTEEYGQVSMYGVEEFVADNVVILRNLLVDERRRRTLELLKVRGAPHQRGEFPFTITGEGIIALPLSGISLTQTSSSVRLPTGNATLDEMCGGGFFRDSIILLSGATGAGKTLMVTQFLAAGFEAGERCLLFAFEESRDQLYRNAAAWGYDFAGMERDGKLKVVNTYPHAMAMEDHLVLMRDTIESFRPGRVAVDSLSALERVTSVRSFREFVISLTSFLKLKETVGLFTSTTPSLMGGTSVTEKHISTLTDTIILLRYVESYGQMRRGLTVLKMRGSAHDHDIREYTIDGTGMHILGPFRDVSGVLSGSPVFLAGEVHGAPAGGGERHG
- a CDS encoding circadian clock KaiB family protein; translation: MSRYRFTLFVAGDTARSQQAYADLRRICRERLGDGGFDLRVVDVTRTPEEAETHRVLTTPTVVKEEPEPRRRITGDLSDADKVLAGLGLLPGWPDPLPQTQP
- a CDS encoding winged helix-turn-helix domain-containing protein translates to MEPDAGLSDRLRDRILNALHLGLLRPGDRLPSIRTLWREMGVDHRVVAQAYRTLEAEGLVEVRGRSGVYLAPQDQFGGELLAETARWLAGVLVEAWKRRLTIADVPELIRRCTQTATLRCACVESNEDQMTAYTAELQEQFGLDPYPVRISHLPLPRPERSVEFHWVEDELRKCDLVVTTSYHARLVRKAAENVGIPAVVLTVNPDVVETIQKRLREGPLTVVAVEPSFGDRMRAMYADETPERVRVVLAGDREGLRALDPDEPVLLTRAARQSLGPDDDLPMLLPHSPTFSPHTARELLGVIIRLNLEAAAASDQQPVLRHQEPVTLDT
- a CDS encoding hemolysin family protein codes for the protein MVGPLLVVLLLLLFSALYVAAEFSAVSVRRARIRQKAEQGSAVAARLLPVLEDPRRLDRYISGSQMGITVTSLVVGAFAQGTLAVQLVPLFARWFRLRPAAAVSVTTVAVLLVLTMLQMVLSELVPKYLALARPTQVALFTVLPMKWSLTVFGPFISFLNGSAAAVLRLFGIPEVGHRHIHSPEEIDLLIAESRDGGMLEPDEHRRLRRALQLGIRPARHLMVPRNQISAIEISTPPDEVMRIVAESPYTRLPVYRQDIDDIVGVLHTRDLFVRELSGGGVAGTGIDALLRPVLQVPETVTAEQLLARMRESRTHQAVLLDEFGGVSGLVTLDDVLTEVMGDVGDELKGDEPGPERLPDGRVRLPGWLRVDEAEPWIGAYLEGESDTLGGRITEELGHVPAVGEQVRIHGVEMEVESVLHHAVAWIVARPRRGVGGRDEAEEEHGG
- a CDS encoding hemolysin family protein: MDKLLTVLIVFVLVMLNAVFVAAEFAIVSVPHTTMERRAAQGDRLARMVVRVLKDAARRDRYIATAQLGISVASLLLGMYGEHALAEWLAAGLHALGMGEWRYVTAHGLASFLALVILTYFHIVLGEMIPKSISLQAPDRTSRLVTPVLLGVQTVALPLIRFLSFAGNGLLRVFGIDRTELSNENVRTPEELRYIVRESQAGGMLRRESAAVVQELLDFGDLTAGEVMVPRVRVTGLKVGTPFDEVVRIVRRHPHTRYPVYRDDLDHIVGMVHIKDLFRRLRARRAVHEHDAREVPFVPETADIDDVMKALRAARTQMAVVMDEHGGTAGIVTIEDLFEEVVGDIEESATRRPEMYRDDRGRAIVAGTVRVEEVGEFLGVVLEHEEVDSVSGLVLDLLGRPPAVGDVVEYDDVRFEVTAVEGHGVREAAATLLKPPKGPPMPAGEEP